In Propionimicrobium sp. PCR01-08-3, one DNA window encodes the following:
- a CDS encoding phage holin family protein, which produces MNLILRTIATAIAVWVASLLLPGISVQTQGSQAAAIGTFILIAAIIGLVNTIVKPLAQALSGCLILLTLGLFLLVVNAAMLILSSWICAQLGIGFAVDGWGTALIGSIIISVVSGLINGVTGANDKSSQ; this is translated from the coding sequence GTGAACCTCATTTTGCGGACCATCGCGACAGCAATCGCCGTGTGGGTTGCGAGCCTGCTATTGCCCGGAATCTCCGTCCAAACCCAGGGCAGCCAGGCGGCGGCGATCGGCACCTTCATTCTGATCGCAGCGATCATCGGCCTGGTCAATACGATCGTCAAGCCACTCGCCCAAGCGCTGAGCGGATGCCTCATCCTGCTGACACTCGGGCTCTTCCTGCTGGTCGTGAATGCCGCGATGCTGATCCTCAGTTCGTGGATCTGCGCCCAGCTGGGTATCGGGTTCGCGGTGGACGGCTGGGGTACGGCGCTGATCGGCTCGATCATCATCAGCGTCGTCAGCGGGTTGATCAATGGTGTGACCGGCGCCAACGACAAGAGCTCCCAGTAG
- a CDS encoding glutamine--tRNA ligase/YqeY domain fusion protein, whose translation MSESAPSAPSTQGSTDFIGDIIRADNQQGTYAGRVQTRFPPEPNGWLHIGHAKAITVDFDSAQNNGGICNLRFDDTNPETEDTEFVDSIIADLKWLGFTPANVFYASDYFDKLYEWAEYLIGEHLAYVDEQDGETISAQRGGYGNPGIESPFRDRPADQSLDRFRRMRAGEFADGTMVLRAKIDMNHENMQLRDPVLYRIRRGHHHRTQDAWVIYPTYDWAHGQSDALEGVTHSLCTLEFVSHRPLYDWCLSHLPLPYDKPKQIEFARLELTNTVTSKRRLAKLVADGTVEGWDDPRMPTLAGLRKRGYPARSIVAFCRDMGVSKTNARHAIEELESYVRRDLNKVAQRRMAVLRPIKLTITNWPEGQIEYFDVMNNPENPDDGTRKVAFTGELFIEQDDFAEVPPPKFYRLSLGREVRLRGAYFVTATDLVKDDQGNVTEVLATYDPASKGGNSPDGRKVKSTIHWVSRPHAVAATVALYDRLFSAANPGETTGEPLDDLNPSSRELLENCQVEQALTETGPGEVVQFERLGYFAADPDRPMHFHRTVGLRDEWAAIQKRKG comes from the coding sequence ATGAGCGAGTCCGCACCTTCAGCCCCGTCCACCCAGGGCAGCACCGATTTCATCGGCGACATCATCCGCGCCGACAACCAGCAGGGCACCTATGCCGGACGCGTCCAGACTCGCTTCCCACCCGAACCCAACGGCTGGCTGCACATCGGGCACGCCAAGGCCATCACCGTCGACTTCGACTCGGCGCAGAACAACGGCGGCATCTGCAATCTGCGGTTCGACGACACCAACCCCGAAACCGAGGACACGGAGTTCGTCGATTCGATCATCGCCGACCTGAAGTGGCTGGGATTCACCCCGGCGAATGTGTTCTATGCGTCCGACTACTTCGACAAGCTCTACGAATGGGCCGAATACCTGATCGGCGAACACCTGGCCTACGTGGACGAGCAGGACGGCGAGACCATCTCGGCGCAGCGTGGCGGCTACGGCAACCCCGGAATCGAATCGCCGTTCCGCGATCGTCCGGCCGACCAGAGCCTCGACCGCTTCCGCCGGATGCGGGCCGGTGAGTTCGCCGACGGCACGATGGTGTTGCGCGCCAAGATCGACATGAACCACGAGAACATGCAGCTGCGCGACCCGGTGCTGTACCGCATCCGCCGGGGCCATCATCACCGCACCCAGGACGCCTGGGTGATCTATCCGACCTACGACTGGGCGCACGGCCAATCGGACGCCCTGGAGGGCGTCACGCACTCGCTGTGCACGCTGGAGTTCGTCAGCCACCGGCCCCTCTACGATTGGTGCCTGAGTCACCTGCCGTTGCCCTATGACAAGCCGAAACAGATCGAGTTCGCTCGTCTCGAGTTGACCAACACGGTGACCTCGAAGCGCCGGCTGGCCAAACTGGTGGCTGACGGCACCGTCGAAGGTTGGGACGATCCGCGCATGCCGACTCTGGCCGGGCTGCGCAAGCGCGGCTATCCGGCCCGGTCGATCGTCGCGTTCTGCCGCGACATGGGGGTCTCGAAGACCAACGCCCGGCATGCCATCGAGGAGCTCGAGAGCTATGTGCGCCGTGACCTCAACAAGGTCGCCCAGCGCCGGATGGCGGTGCTGCGTCCGATCAAGCTGACCATCACGAACTGGCCCGAAGGCCAGATCGAGTACTTCGACGTGATGAACAACCCCGAGAATCCGGACGACGGCACCCGCAAGGTCGCGTTCACCGGCGAGCTGTTCATCGAGCAGGACGATTTCGCCGAGGTGCCGCCGCCCAAGTTCTACCGCCTCTCACTCGGACGCGAGGTCAGGCTTCGGGGAGCCTATTTCGTCACCGCCACCGACCTGGTGAAAGACGACCAGGGCAATGTGACCGAGGTGCTGGCGACCTATGACCCAGCCTCCAAGGGCGGTAATTCCCCTGATGGACGCAAGGTCAAGTCGACCATCCACTGGGTTTCGCGTCCGCACGCGGTGGCGGCCACGGTGGCGCTCTACGACCGACTGTTCAGCGCCGCCAACCCCGGAGAGACGACCGGCGAACCGCTCGATGACCTGAACCCCAGCTCTCGGGAGCTGCTCGAGAACTGCCAGGTCGAGCAGGCGCTGACCGAGACTGGGCCCGGCGAAGTCGTGCAGTTCGAGCGGCTGGGATATTTCGCCGCCGACCCCGACCGCCCGATGCATTTCCACCGCACCGTGGGGCTCCGCGACGAGTGGGCGGCCATCCAAAAGCGCAAGGGCTGA
- a CDS encoding TIGR01777 family oxidoreductase produces the protein MATIAVSGASGLIGSALVALLQSDGHDVLRLVRRAAVQPDEVGWDPARDEIHLAACAKVNAVVNLSGAPIGKRWTDHYRKELVSSRLEATHTLTRTVVELGPEVTLINASAVGIYGDRGREPLTEQSEPGTGFLAELVQEWESVTSPAQEAGNRVVLARTGLVMANHGGALGPLMPMLRAGVAGPLGSGEQIWPWISLRDEVRALAWLIEHEIAGPVNLASPATTTNGALIRAIADGLGRPAKLRLPETALRAAMGGLAGDILSSQNEIPKVLLESGFTFKQSTLDDLVTWLVAEED, from the coding sequence ATGGCGACGATTGCAGTGAGTGGGGCGTCCGGGCTCATCGGCAGCGCGCTGGTGGCGCTGCTGCAATCAGACGGTCACGATGTGCTGCGGCTGGTGCGCAGGGCGGCCGTCCAACCCGACGAGGTGGGCTGGGACCCGGCCCGCGATGAGATCCATCTGGCGGCCTGCGCCAAGGTGAACGCGGTCGTGAACCTCTCCGGCGCCCCGATCGGAAAACGGTGGACCGATCACTACCGCAAGGAACTCGTCTCGAGCCGACTGGAGGCCACGCACACGCTGACCCGGACCGTCGTCGAGCTCGGGCCCGAGGTCACGCTGATCAACGCCTCCGCGGTCGGGATCTACGGTGATCGCGGACGCGAACCGTTGACTGAGCAAAGCGAACCCGGAACCGGGTTCTTGGCAGAGCTCGTGCAGGAATGGGAGTCGGTGACCTCACCGGCTCAAGAGGCGGGAAACCGTGTGGTGCTGGCCCGGACCGGATTGGTGATGGCCAATCATGGTGGTGCGCTCGGGCCGCTGATGCCGATGCTGCGCGCCGGGGTCGCCGGGCCGCTCGGATCGGGCGAGCAGATCTGGCCGTGGATCAGCCTGCGCGACGAGGTGCGGGCACTGGCCTGGTTGATCGAGCACGAGATCGCGGGCCCGGTGAACCTGGCGTCCCCGGCGACCACCACGAATGGTGCCCTGATCAGGGCGATCGCCGACGGCCTGGGACGCCCGGCCAAGCTCCGGCTACCCGAAACAGCCTTGCGGGCGGCCATGGGCGGTTTGGCCGGCGACATTCTGTCGAGCCAGAATGAGATTCCCAAGGTGCTCTTGGAGAGTGGGTTCACGTTCAAGCAGAGCACCCTCGACGACCTGGTCACCTGGCTGGTGGCGGAGGAGGACTGA
- a CDS encoding RidA family protein yields the protein MAVQRINPEACERSPYYSQASLVPAGASMLYIGGQNAIDATGAWIGLGDEAAQTSQAMKNVLACLEAVGARAADLVSLTITTVDGVDLALCQRAASGYLDLKSLPVINVSIVEQLARKGALVEISAVAAVIDASDAAWLGRGEAEDPAWF from the coding sequence ATGGCCGTGCAGCGCATCAATCCCGAAGCCTGCGAACGCTCTCCCTACTATTCGCAGGCCAGCTTGGTGCCGGCGGGCGCGTCCATGCTTTATATCGGTGGCCAGAACGCGATCGACGCCACCGGCGCGTGGATCGGGCTGGGCGATGAGGCGGCCCAGACCTCTCAGGCGATGAAGAACGTGCTGGCCTGTCTCGAAGCAGTCGGGGCAAGGGCTGCCGACCTCGTCAGCCTCACCATCACCACCGTTGACGGTGTCGATCTGGCATTGTGCCAGCGGGCTGCGTCCGGGTACCTCGACTTGAAATCACTCCCGGTGATCAATGTCTCGATCGTCGAGCAACTGGCCCGCAAGGGCGCCCTGGTCGAAATCTCGGCCGTGGCGGCCGTGATCGATGCCTCGGACGCTGCCTGGCTCGGACGCGGAGAAGCCGAAGACCCGGCTTGGTTCTGA
- a CDS encoding CarD family transcriptional regulator — MKFHVGQTVIHPHHGPAAVTKVMTRKVRGEQVEYVELEVVSNKLMVSLPVSKAEEIGIRDVAGVHELDKLAEVLSGPTVGEEPQWSRRYKANRASIATGDPLQLAAVVRDLVRRRERGSLSLGEKDLLKEASAPLLAEIALAINISEDDALEVMHSMILEESRDALDALDERAEAV; from the coding sequence ATGAAGTTTCATGTTGGTCAGACCGTCATCCATCCCCACCATGGTCCAGCCGCGGTGACGAAGGTCATGACCCGCAAGGTTCGTGGCGAGCAGGTCGAATACGTCGAACTCGAAGTCGTCAGCAACAAGCTGATGGTCAGCCTCCCGGTCAGCAAGGCCGAAGAGATCGGAATCCGCGACGTGGCCGGCGTCCACGAACTCGACAAGCTCGCAGAAGTTCTGAGTGGCCCGACCGTCGGCGAGGAGCCCCAGTGGTCCCGCCGGTACAAGGCCAACCGTGCTTCGATCGCCACCGGCGATCCGCTGCAACTGGCCGCCGTCGTGCGCGACCTGGTGCGTCGCCGTGAGCGCGGTTCGCTGTCGCTGGGTGAGAAGGACCTGCTGAAGGAAGCTTCGGCACCGCTGCTCGCAGAGATCGCATTGGCCATCAACATCTCCGAGGACGACGCGCTCGAGGTCATGCATTCGATGATCCTTGAAGAGTCCAGGGATGCTCTCGACGCATTGGACGAGCGCGCCGAAGCCGTCTGA
- a CDS encoding MarP family serine protease: MQIATVIDLLVVIAIIGRAITGFRTGLIGGVIGLVGVLGGAAFGVWAGPQLIELIPALDAGRAIRTITLIAAVGIAALLGDLIAGRIKNRIRRGKKPKGIDAFLGAIASAVVMAFICWFTLAAVRPIAPAALGTAIEESRSYQVLDEVVPDQFDQLPGQAADILVTELPKVFGGDEPTLPIPEPDTDSLDSAGVQAAAASIVQVFSDAPNCRNDSAGSGWVVAPQRVVTNAHVVAGASTVTISVGGTSPQLETSVVAFDEDLDLAILAVPALDAPALERAPENQTAGDDAVAAGFPYGGPYQLSASRIRGTVTESDTDIYGGPGISREVYAIRGVVRPGNSGGPLLTDDGRVAGTVFAMSTMDAQTGYVLTDAATASYLDAAAGYSEPIAAGSCMVG; the protein is encoded by the coding sequence GTGCAGATCGCCACGGTTATCGACCTGCTCGTCGTGATCGCGATCATCGGACGCGCCATCACCGGGTTTCGTACCGGGCTGATCGGCGGGGTGATCGGTCTGGTCGGGGTGCTCGGCGGCGCAGCTTTCGGCGTGTGGGCCGGCCCTCAGCTGATCGAACTCATTCCGGCATTGGACGCCGGCCGCGCGATCCGCACCATCACCCTCATCGCTGCGGTGGGGATAGCCGCGCTGCTGGGCGACCTGATCGCCGGGCGGATCAAGAATCGTATTCGCCGCGGCAAGAAGCCGAAGGGCATCGACGCCTTCTTGGGCGCGATCGCATCGGCTGTGGTGATGGCCTTCATCTGCTGGTTCACGCTTGCCGCAGTGCGTCCGATAGCCCCGGCGGCGCTCGGCACTGCGATCGAGGAATCCCGCTCGTACCAGGTGCTCGACGAAGTGGTTCCCGATCAGTTCGATCAGCTTCCCGGGCAGGCAGCCGACATCTTGGTGACCGAGCTGCCGAAGGTCTTCGGCGGCGACGAGCCCACGCTGCCGATCCCCGAGCCGGACACCGACTCCCTCGACTCCGCCGGGGTGCAGGCGGCGGCCGCCAGCATCGTTCAGGTCTTCTCGGACGCCCCGAACTGCCGCAACGATTCGGCGGGCAGCGGCTGGGTGGTTGCGCCGCAGCGCGTGGTCACCAACGCCCACGTGGTGGCCGGGGCCTCGACGGTCACCATCTCGGTCGGTGGCACCTCACCGCAATTGGAGACGAGCGTGGTGGCCTTCGACGAGGATCTCGATCTGGCCATCCTGGCGGTCCCCGCACTCGACGCGCCTGCACTGGAACGCGCTCCCGAAAACCAGACGGCAGGAGACGATGCCGTGGCAGCGGGATTCCCCTACGGCGGCCCCTACCAGTTGAGCGCATCCCGCATCCGTGGCACGGTCACCGAATCCGATACCGACATCTATGGCGGACCGGGGATCTCACGCGAGGTCTACGCCATTCGCGGAGTGGTGCGTCCGGGCAATTCGGGCGGTCCCCTGCTGACCGACGACGGACGGGTCGCCGGTACGGTTTTCGCGATGTCGACGATGGACGCCCAGACCGGGTACGTGCTCACCGACGCCGCGACGGCCTCCTATTTGGACGCGGCCGCAGGCTACTCCGAACCCATTGCTGCCGGCAGCTGCATGGTTGGGTAG
- a CDS encoding NAD(P)/FAD-dependent oxidoreductase, protein MADSRVVIIGGGFAGLNAARELTSAGHEVMIIDRHAYTTFQPLLYQVATGALNPGDVTYSLRRWASNDRSHLASFRRATVTGIDFENKKVIVSRGEPIGYDKLLICPGVGANFFGIPGADRYTKQIYTRRQALEVRDIIFSGLELMAAERDPNKRFTAIVVGGGPTGVETAGALAEMKTQALPVLYPEIGVDNFHVVLVEMTDRLLGPFDRRLQRYTKRSLSKLGVDVRLNTAVKEVFADHVDFADGTKLDCDIVVWASGVGVRPAVKDWGLPQGRGGRILVEPDQRVVGFDDVYAAGDASICESEPQPQLAQPAIQQGKLVAHNIMADKQGGVTETFHYNDKGTMATIGRNAAVVQLPQGAKITGFPAWLLWVLVHIATLLGGRNRISAMLNMAVRYISWPKSAVGIIGDYVDAPSRLPASAQPENADDENHSQG, encoded by the coding sequence ATGGCTGATTCGCGTGTGGTGATCATCGGTGGGGGATTTGCGGGGCTGAACGCTGCCCGTGAGCTGACGAGCGCAGGTCATGAGGTGATGATCATCGACCGGCATGCGTACACGACGTTTCAGCCGCTGCTCTACCAGGTGGCCACCGGAGCGCTGAACCCCGGCGACGTCACCTACTCGCTGCGCCGCTGGGCGTCCAACGACCGAAGCCATTTGGCGAGCTTCCGCCGGGCGACGGTGACCGGCATCGATTTCGAAAACAAGAAGGTCATCGTCAGCCGCGGCGAGCCGATCGGCTACGACAAGCTGCTCATCTGCCCGGGTGTCGGTGCCAACTTCTTCGGTATCCCGGGCGCCGATCGGTACACCAAGCAGATCTACACCAGGCGCCAGGCGCTCGAGGTGCGCGACATCATCTTCTCCGGCCTCGAACTGATGGCAGCCGAGCGTGACCCGAACAAGAGGTTCACCGCGATCGTCGTCGGCGGCGGCCCGACCGGCGTCGAGACCGCCGGTGCGCTCGCCGAGATGAAGACCCAGGCGTTGCCGGTGCTCTACCCCGAGATCGGTGTCGACAACTTCCATGTCGTGCTGGTCGAGATGACCGACCGGCTGCTCGGCCCATTCGACCGCAGGCTGCAGCGCTACACCAAGCGGTCACTGTCCAAGCTGGGCGTCGATGTGCGGTTGAACACCGCCGTCAAAGAGGTGTTCGCCGATCATGTCGACTTCGCCGACGGGACGAAGCTCGACTGCGACATCGTGGTCTGGGCCAGCGGCGTGGGCGTGCGTCCGGCCGTCAAGGACTGGGGCCTACCGCAGGGCCGCGGCGGGCGCATCCTGGTCGAGCCCGACCAGCGCGTGGTGGGTTTCGACGACGTCTACGCGGCCGGGGACGCCAGCATCTGCGAATCCGAGCCGCAGCCGCAGCTTGCTCAGCCGGCCATTCAGCAGGGCAAGCTGGTGGCCCACAACATCATGGCCGACAAGCAAGGCGGGGTCACCGAGACCTTCCACTACAACGACAAGGGCACCATGGCGACCATCGGACGCAATGCGGCCGTCGTCCAGCTGCCGCAGGGCGCCAAGATCACCGGGTTCCCGGCCTGGCTGCTGTGGGTGCTCGTACATATCGCGACTCTGCTCGGTGGCCGCAACCGCATTTCCGCGATGCTCAACATGGCCGTCCGCTACATTTCGTGGCCGAAGTCGGCAGTGGGCATCATCGGGGATTACGTGGACGCGCCCTCCCGGCTGCCGGCCTCCGCCCAGCCAGAAAACGCCGACGACGAGAATCACTCCCAGGGGTAG
- a CDS encoding Gfo/Idh/MocA family oxidoreductase: MSTNGGNPHSLIPDLPDELARLAEGLTLPDPMDAPPLRWGIIGAGGIAKTFARDVPAYTRSRIAAVAARDADRAEAFAADFGADRAYGSYDQLVADPGIDAIYVSTIHPMHADHALLALRAGKPVLVEKSFTMTADQAREVTGAAGQAGLFAMEAMWSRHLPHYRVIRQIIANGELGHVVSVQADHGQSLRDRARMVQPELGGGALLDLGIYPVSFLHEILGKPTEMIATGRLLPGEFGISSDTHRAVQIDQGSVAVLKVDPQAGNGSAAARPGIGPDGALGVARSNLDGRSATSAEIVFERGALELPLQFYRPGVLRLRTFGEGTPKDGGTVDWDSTVPGGFQYEAAEVARCLEAGLTESPDMTWQDTIEVMQIMDDIRAQIGVVYPWE; the protein is encoded by the coding sequence ATGTCAACCAACGGCGGCAACCCGCATTCGCTGATACCCGATCTACCGGACGAGCTGGCCCGGCTGGCCGAAGGCCTGACGCTGCCTGATCCGATGGACGCCCCGCCATTGCGATGGGGAATCATCGGCGCGGGCGGAATCGCCAAAACCTTCGCCCGCGATGTGCCCGCCTACACGCGTTCGCGTATCGCGGCGGTGGCGGCGCGCGACGCGGACCGCGCCGAGGCATTTGCCGCCGACTTCGGAGCCGACCGGGCCTATGGCTCCTACGATCAGTTGGTCGCAGACCCGGGTATCGATGCCATCTATGTCTCGACCATTCACCCAATGCATGCCGACCACGCGCTGCTGGCGCTTCGGGCCGGCAAGCCCGTCTTGGTGGAGAAGTCGTTCACGATGACTGCCGACCAGGCTCGCGAGGTCACGGGTGCCGCTGGTCAGGCCGGATTGTTCGCGATGGAGGCGATGTGGAGCCGGCATCTGCCGCACTACCGTGTCATCCGGCAGATCATCGCCAATGGCGAGCTGGGGCACGTGGTTTCGGTGCAGGCCGACCACGGCCAATCGCTGCGCGATCGTGCACGTATGGTGCAGCCCGAGCTGGGTGGTGGCGCACTGCTCGACCTGGGCATCTATCCGGTGTCGTTCCTGCATGAGATCTTGGGCAAACCGACCGAGATGATCGCCACCGGACGCCTGCTTCCCGGCGAATTCGGCATCTCGTCCGACACCCATCGGGCGGTGCAAATCGACCAGGGCAGCGTTGCCGTGCTGAAGGTGGACCCTCAGGCCGGCAATGGCAGCGCGGCCGCACGTCCGGGTATCGGTCCTGATGGCGCTCTCGGCGTGGCACGCAGCAATCTGGACGGCCGCTCGGCCACCTCGGCTGAGATCGTCTTCGAACGCGGCGCCCTGGAACTTCCTTTGCAGTTCTACCGGCCCGGCGTGCTGCGGCTGCGCACTTTCGGCGAAGGTACCCCGAAGGATGGCGGCACCGTCGACTGGGATTCAACGGTGCCCGGAGGATTCCAGTACGAGGCCGCCGAAGTCGCCCGCTGCCTGGAGGCGGGGCTCACCGAATCACCGGACATGACCTGGCAGGACACCATCGAGGTCATGCAGATCATGGACGACATCCGCGCGCAGATCGGCGTCGTCTACCCCTGGGAGTGA
- a CDS encoding nuclear transport factor 2 family protein, whose product MQTDREAIEANYRDQLGALVDKDFDKLDELLTAGFTRTHITGKVQTKGQWLSQLRSDQMVYHSFDFLDTSVTAEKTTATLVGKVLSDATLYGEHQQWHLQIRQTFLKSDGVWKASSSVVTQW is encoded by the coding sequence ATGCAAACCGACCGCGAAGCGATCGAAGCGAACTATCGCGATCAACTCGGAGCGCTCGTCGACAAAGACTTCGACAAGCTCGATGAGCTTCTGACCGCTGGATTCACCCGCACTCACATCACCGGGAAGGTCCAGACCAAGGGGCAGTGGCTGAGCCAGCTTCGCAGCGACCAAATGGTTTATCACAGCTTCGACTTCCTCGACACCAGCGTCACCGCCGAGAAGACGACGGCCACCCTGGTCGGCAAGGTCTTGTCGGACGCAACCCTTTATGGCGAGCATCAGCAGTGGCACCTGCAGATTCGCCAGACATTCCTGAAGTCGGATGGTGTCTGGAAGGCCAGCAGCTCCGTGGTGACCCAGTGGTAG
- a CDS encoding L-lactate dehydrogenase, protein MTAQTPTNSPESLYPTQGDNRPTKVAIIGAGAVGSTLAYACVIRGVAREVVLQDINKEKVEAEAMDIAHGIQFTPAASVAGSDDVEICRDADVVVITAGARQKPGQSRLELAGATVSIMEKILPGLTSVAPNAIYIMVANPVDVVTYASLKMTGLPANQMFGSGTVLDSSRLRYLVSLHTGTAVQNIHAYIAGEHGDSEVPLWASAEIGNVPLSRWGKTVSGGEFDADLRAKIGHEVMESAYHIIEGKGSTNYAVGLAVSRIIAAVLNDEQRVLTVSTLLNEWAGITDVCMSTPTIVGRNGVGRRLLPYLSMDERDALTSSAIRLRDVARSLGY, encoded by the coding sequence ATGACTGCGCAGACACCCACCAATAGCCCCGAATCCCTGTACCCGACGCAGGGCGACAACCGTCCGACGAAGGTCGCGATCATCGGAGCCGGCGCCGTCGGCTCGACCCTCGCCTATGCCTGTGTGATCCGTGGGGTCGCACGCGAGGTCGTGCTGCAGGACATCAACAAGGAGAAGGTCGAAGCCGAGGCGATGGATATCGCGCACGGCATTCAGTTCACTCCGGCCGCGTCGGTCGCCGGTTCGGACGATGTGGAGATCTGCCGTGACGCCGATGTCGTGGTGATCACTGCCGGCGCGCGGCAGAAGCCGGGGCAGTCGCGCCTGGAGTTGGCCGGGGCGACCGTCTCGATCATGGAGAAGATCCTTCCGGGTCTGACGTCGGTGGCGCCGAACGCGATCTACATCATGGTGGCGAACCCGGTTGATGTGGTGACCTATGCGTCCCTCAAGATGACGGGGCTTCCCGCCAATCAGATGTTCGGATCGGGGACTGTGCTCGATTCGTCCCGGCTGCGTTATTTGGTCTCGCTGCACACCGGAACCGCAGTACAGAACATCCACGCCTACATCGCCGGCGAACACGGTGATTCGGAGGTTCCGCTGTGGGCATCCGCCGAGATCGGCAACGTGCCGCTGAGCAGGTGGGGAAAGACGGTCAGCGGCGGCGAGTTCGATGCGGACCTGCGGGCGAAGATCGGCCATGAGGTGATGGAATCCGCCTATCACATCATCGAGGGCAAGGGCTCCACCAACTATGCGGTCGGACTGGCGGTGTCCCGGATCATCGCGGCGGTGCTGAACGACGAACAACGCGTGCTGACCGTCTCGACCTTGCTGAACGAGTGGGCCGGCATCACCGATGTCTGCATGTCAACGCCGACCATCGTGGGCCGCAATGGTGTCGGACGCCGTCTGCTGCCCTACCTGTCGATGGACGAAAGGGACGCCCTGACAAGCTCCGCCATCCGGCTGCGCGATGTCGCCCGGTCTCTCGGGTACTGA
- a CDS encoding HAMP domain-containing sensor histidine kinase: protein MADKLRQTERGSLQLRLAYLTAIGVALSVLLIGMLTYVTARSSMYSQLDQELLEVASYASEPISTDVEGLGGVNASALQATNVTILLVRADKSVVRVQGISASIDPGPDEIAIARTQTGSSTRSTIGTDEQPYRVVAVPLSTETGRYAIVLARPLTPTLATLRDIGRLVGVCGGVLVLLSASMGYLTGRRLMAPLRELSNAVTRVSETDELAPLGLAGSTGVYSTDEIGDLSRSFDTMMHSLASSRDRQRRLIADAGHELRTPLTSMRTNIELLVADEKSGMLPPGARAEILTDVAAQLGEFTSLVGDLVQLSRDDVVMPSREPLDFADVVAAAVERAKRRGPGLDFDVTLQPHFIVGEPDTLERAVTNLLDNAVKFSPDGGTVHVKIAGDELTIWDEGPGIAAEDLDKIFDRFYRSNKARNTPGTGLGLSIVAHTINAHGGTVSASNQEGAGAKFTVVLPAAPPETLAEYDD, encoded by the coding sequence TTGGCTGACAAGCTGCGGCAGACCGAGCGCGGCTCGCTTCAACTGCGGCTCGCCTACCTGACCGCGATCGGCGTTGCGTTGTCGGTGCTTCTCATCGGCATGCTGACCTATGTCACGGCGCGTAGTTCGATGTACAGCCAGCTCGATCAAGAACTGCTCGAGGTCGCCAGTTATGCGTCCGAACCGATCAGCACCGACGTCGAGGGGCTGGGCGGGGTCAACGCGTCCGCCCTGCAGGCCACCAATGTCACGATCTTGCTGGTGCGGGCCGACAAGTCGGTGGTACGCGTTCAAGGCATCAGCGCCAGCATCGATCCGGGCCCTGACGAGATCGCGATCGCGCGCACTCAGACCGGAAGCTCGACCCGGTCGACCATCGGCACCGATGAGCAGCCGTATCGCGTGGTTGCGGTGCCGCTGAGCACCGAGACCGGACGCTACGCGATCGTGCTGGCCCGGCCCCTGACTCCGACCCTCGCGACGCTGCGCGATATCGGCCGGTTGGTCGGTGTCTGTGGCGGCGTGCTGGTGCTGTTGAGTGCGTCCATGGGCTATCTCACCGGACGCCGGCTGATGGCGCCGCTGCGCGAGCTTTCGAATGCGGTCACCCGAGTCTCCGAAACCGACGAGTTGGCGCCACTCGGCCTCGCCGGGTCGACCGGTGTCTACAGCACCGATGAGATCGGCGATCTCTCGCGCAGCTTCGACACCATGATGCATTCGCTGGCCAGCTCCCGAGACCGGCAACGACGGCTCATCGCGGACGCCGGGCACGAGCTGCGCACGCCTTTGACCTCAATGCGCACCAACATCGAACTGCTGGTGGCGGACGAAAAGTCGGGCATGCTCCCGCCCGGCGCCCGCGCCGAGATCCTGACCGATGTGGCGGCCCAGCTCGGCGAGTTCACGTCGCTGGTGGGTGACCTGGTGCAGCTCAGCCGCGACGATGTCGTGATGCCGAGCCGTGAACCGCTGGACTTTGCTGATGTGGTGGCGGCGGCTGTCGAACGCGCGAAGCGGCGCGGTCCGGGCCTGGATTTCGATGTCACCCTGCAGCCGCATTTCATCGTCGGCGAGCCCGACACGTTGGAGCGGGCGGTGACGAACCTGCTCGACAACGCGGTCAAGTTCTCTCCCGATGGCGGCACGGTGCATGTCAAGATAGCCGGCGACGAGCTGACGATTTGGGACGAAGGCCCCGGCATCGCAGCGGAAGATCTGGATAAGATCTTCGACCGTTTCTACCGGTCGAACAAGGCACGCAATACCCCAGGCACCGGGCTTGGGTTATCGATCGTCGCACACACCATCAACGCGCACGGCGGCACGGTGAGCGCTTCGAACCAGGAGGGTGCCGGCGCGAAATTCACCGTCGTGCTGCCGGCCGCGCCTCCGGAGACCCTCGCCGAATACGACGACTGA